The stretch of DNA ATCAGCTATCCCTACCGGCTCCTGGATTGCTGTCTGGAGACCGATGGCGCGGCGGCGCTACTCATGACGACTGCCGAACGCGCCACAGATCTCCGCAAGCAGCCTGTGTATGTGACGGGCGTGGCGTCGGGCCATCCTTTTCCACCCCACGATATTCCCAATCGACCAGATATCCTCACAATCGGGCTCGACTTTTGCGCGTCGCGCGCCTACGCGATGGCGGGAGTCCAGCCGAGCGATGTCGATTTCGCCGAGATTTATGACTGCTTCACCGGACAGGCCATTTTGCAAATTGAGTCGGCGGGATTCTGCAAAAAAGGCGAAGGGGGATCGTTCGTCGAAAACGGACGGATCGAACTCGGCGGCGCGCTGCCCGTGAATACGCACGGCGGTCTGCTCTCACAGGCGCACAATACCGGGATGAACCACCTGGTTGAGGCTGTCGTGCAACTCCGCCACGAGGCCGGCTCGCGTCAGGTGCAAGACGCCGAGTTAGGGGTGGTGACCGGCTGGGGAGGCCACGGGCACGGGTCGATTGCGATTTTACGTCACTGAGGGAGTCTCAGCATGACAACTGAGAATACGACACCGGCCCTTCGATTGCCCGTCTTGCAGGGCTACACAGCGGAATTCTATGCCTGGTGCCAGCAGCGGGAGCTGCGTTTTCAACGCTGTCGGCAGTGTGGAACGTGGCGTCATCCGCCGCGTCCCTGGAGTGGGAATGGGCTCCGACGAAAGGAACAGGCACGGTCTATTGTTGGACGACCGTGTATCAGGCGCTCGACCCGGCATTCGCCGAGAACGTTCCGTATGCGGCAGTGGTGGTCGAACTGGACGAAGGACCGCGCCTCACAACGTGGGTGACGGGCGTAGCCCCTGACGAGCTGCGAGTCGGCCTGCCGGTTGCAGTCTGGTTCGACCAGGTCAGTGACGAAGTGACGCTGCCTAAATTCAAACCTCAGGCTGCCCTTTGAGTTTTGTGCAGAGGGCGATTGCGCTTCGAGAGCGAAACGGTGCTGGCAGCGGTGAAGACCGACGACCCGGCATCGCCTCTTCAACATGGCGGGCGCTGACACGTGGCCCACGATAGGCTATAGTCCGGCCGTTCTTCACCGGAGATGAAGGCAACTTTCACTGATATTCGCGTAGAGGAGAGCAGATGAAGTCGATCAGGATTGACCCCGATAGCGGACGGAAGATCTTTCACACCCGTGCTGCCAGCACGATGGACGATGTGGTCGGGAGAGGCTACTCGGTCACCCAGGATGAGTCGCTCAAGACGCTTCCGCCCCAGCCGCCAGGCGCGGTGTTCAACGCCGAAGAGCAGGCCAAGTATCGCACCTTCAAGGAGGCGCGCCGGGGAGCGGCAGACTACATGGCGATGGAGGGCGAGTTCAGCACCTACCTTGAGGATGTATACTCCGCCGACCCGGTCCCTCGCGACGCGCTGACCGACGAGTGCGAAATCATGGTGGTGGGCGCCGGCTTCGCCGGGCTGTTGTTGTGGCACAAGCTGAGCCAGGCCGGGTTTACCGACGTGCGGTTCTGTGAGAAGGGCGGCGATGTCGGCGGGACCTGGTACTGGAACCGGTATCCGGGCATTGCGTGTGATGTGGAGTCGTACAGTTACTTTCCGTTACTGGAGGAGATGGGCTACTTCCCGTCGATGAAATTTGCGTCGGGGTTTGAGATCTTCGAGTACTGCCAAAAAATGGCAGAAAAGTTCGGCTTCTATGACCACTGTTTATTCCATACCACGGTGGAGAAGACGGAGTGGGACGAAGACGCCGGGCGGTGGATCGTGTACACCAACCGTGGCGACGCCATGCGGGCACGCTACCTGATCCACGCGAACGGGATCCTCACCACACCCAAGCTGGCCCGTATCGAGGGCATGGAGACGTTTCAGGGCGAGTCGTTCCACACCTCGCGCTGGCGGTACGATGTCGCCCTGGACGGAAAGCGGGTCGGGATCATCGGGACCGGGGCGACTGCGGTGCAGGTCATTCCGGAACTGGCGCAGGTCGCCGCCGAGCTGCACGTCTTCCAGCGTACCCCGTCGACGATCGACGTGCGCGACCAGCGCGAAACGAAACAGGAAGAGATCGACGAGTGGTCACATGAACCGGGCTGGGCGAGAGCCCGGCGGAAGCGATTCGCCCGCATCTCCGAGGGCCGCACGGCGATCCAGGCCAATGACGACTACCTCGCCGGCAGGGTCGCTGATTTCAGGAAGCGCAAACAGCACACAACCGAGTTGACGCGCGAGGAACGGGTCCAGAAGCAGCTGAACACGAACTTTCGGATCATGGAGCAGATCCGAGCCCGGGTAGACACCATCGTGGAGGACCCCAAGACTGCGGCGGCCCTCAAGCCGTACTACCCGTACGGCTGCAAGCGACCCGCGTTCCACGACGAATACCTGCCGTCGTTCAACAAGCCGCACGTCCATCTGGTGGATACCGCACCGGCTGGCGTGAGCCGGATCAACGAGAACGGAGTCGTGCATGACGGCGTTGAGTACCCGCTCGATGTGTTGATCTATGCGACCGGGTTCCAATGGATGGCGTCCGGCTTATTCAACACGACGCTGGGGCGCGACGGCCGCACCATCAAGGAGACCTGGGATGCAGAGGGCACAAAGACCTTTCTTGGCATCCACGCTCGAGGCTTTCCGAACCTCTTCATTGTGACCGGCCCCCAGGGCGGGGGCGGCAGCTTTAACTTCACCGACGCCATCGACGCTCATGGCGACTACGTCGTGTGGATGCTGTCGACCATGCGTGACCAGGGAAAGACCATCGTCGATATTCACAGCCAGCCGCAAGAGGACTACGCTCAGCACTGCCGCCAGGCAGACATTGTATCTGCACCGCTGCGAGACTGTCTGTCGTACTACAACGGACACGGCAACGCCGAGCCTGGCAGCCTGGCCTATTATGGCGGTGGCCGCTGGCACAAGTTCCGTATCGCCGCGCAGGACACACTCGAGCCGTACTGCTTTGGTCCGGCAGAGGTGCGACATGGTTCCCCCGCTGACGACTGATGAGACCAACCTGGTCGAGATCGCCAGGACGTTTGCGGCCGAACACATTACGCCCCACGCGGCAGACTGGGAACTCAACCGAGCGGTCCCGGTCACAACCTTTCGGGAGGCGGCGAGAGTCGGCCTCACCGGCGTTCTCGTGCCCAAGGCATTGGGCGGCCACGGGGCCAGCCATATGGCCGCCGCCAAGGTCCTTGAAGAATTGGCCGGGGCGTGTTTCGCCTTTACCTTCGGCTTGTGGGTCCACAACAATTTGCTGAACAGCATCGCCCGGAATGGCACCCCCGAACAGATCGCTCACTACGTCCCGGCGATGCTTGCGGGCGAACGTATTGGCGCTTTTTGCCTGACCGAGCCCGGAGCCGGCAGCGATGCCGCCGCCATTACGACGCGTGCGGAAGAAGCGCCTGACAGCTGGCGTCTCAGCGGACACAAAGCCTGGGTGACCAACGGCGTACAGGCGGATGTGTTCGGGGTGTATGCCCAGACCAATCCGGCCCAGGGGTGGCGGGGTATTGCCAGCTTTTTGGTGAGCGGGGACGCGCCGGGCCTTGTCCGGGAAGCGCCCTATACCTTGCTCGGCGGGCATGCGATGGGCGTCACGGGATTGCGCTTGACCGACTGTCCTGTCCCCGAGGCGGACCTGTTGTTCGGCCCCGGAGACGGGTTCAAGGCCGCCATGCGCGGCATCACTATGGCCAGAACGTTTGTGGGCGCCGGCTGCTGCGGTATCCTCACTTCCAGTCTGAAGACCGCCTTAACGTATGGCGCCAAGCGACAGGCGTTCGGCAAGCCACTGCTGAGCTTCCAGGGTTTGCAGTGGGAACTGGCTGATGTGGCGACGGATCTTGAGGCTGCTCGCCTGCTGACCTATCAGGCTGCGGCAGCCCTGGATCGAGGGGAAGCGGCAATTGCGGAAGCCAAGAAGTTTGCCAGCCGAGTCGCGCTGACAGGCGTGTCGCAGTGTATGCAGGCGATGGGGGCGGTGGGCTTGCGAACCGACACCCCACTCGCCCGTCATCTTGCCATAGCCAAGATGACGCACTATCTGGATGGGGCGACAGAGATTCAGAACATCGTGATAAGCCGCGCCCTGCTCAAGGATTATGGAATCGACGTGTGATGGCGAGCGAGCCCCGTATCCGGGTGTCTCGTAGCAACGGACCACCCGACCGGGGCCAGCGCACCACCCCGCAATGAGACAGGCATTGAGACACCTCAGGACAGCCGCCTTGAGGTGTCTCCGTTTTGGGGCGCACGTCTCTCTGCGGGTTTTTTACCCGCAACTCCACTACGCTTCCGGTTGCTCGTCAACTCCCGTTTTCTGAGGCGCTCGGGGCGCGGCGGCGACCTCCGCGCGGTTCCCCTCCTCAAACACGAAGCCCTCGTAGCCCTTGGCGGCCACCTCGGAGAGGCGCTCGAAGTAGAGCGGGCCGCCCAGGTGGACCTGGAACTGGCGGTGCTTGCCCGGGATGTTGGCCCCCGTGTACCACGAGTCGGTGAGGCCAGCTCGGTGACCTCTTGGTCCCAGAGCTTCTCGGAGTCGGGAGTCGGTTCGATAGCGCCCAGACCCTTGTCGCGCAGGTAGCGTACGCAGTTGCCGATCCACTCGGTCTCGCGCTCGGCGCCGAGCGGCATGTTGTACAGCACCGAGGGCGAGCCCGGGCCATGGATCAGAAAAAGATTGGGGAAGTCGGAGATCGCCATGCCGAGGTAGGTTGTGAAGCGGCTGCTCCACTTCTCTTTCAGGCTGACGCCGCCGCGCCCCTTGGGGTTGAGGCGCAGCAGGGTGCCGCTGATGGCGTCGAAGCCGGTCGCCAGCACGATCATGTCGAGAGGGTGTTCGCCCGTCGCGGTGCGCACGCTTGTTGGTGTGATCTCTTGAATCGGGTCTTCGCGCAGGTCAACCAGGCTGACGTTGTCGCGGTTGAAGGTTTCGTAGTAGCCGTCGTCAAGGATCTGACGTTTGGTGCCCAGATAGTAATCGGGCATCAGCTTGGCGGCGATCTTGGGGTCGCGCACGGCCTCACGGATCTTGCCGCGTATGAAATCAGCCAGGGTGCGGTTGGCCTCTTTGTCCGTCAGGAGGTCGGCATAACTGCCGAAAAGAAGGTTGAAGCTGCCCTTCTGCCACAGCTCTTCGTACAGCGCCTGGCGCTGCTCGGGGGTGTCCTCGGCGGCCAGGCGCGTGGTCATCTCGAACGGCATGCCCACGGGGTGGGCATGCATCGTCGCCCGGACTTCGTCCCAATTTTCGCGAGCGTGCTGCATCAGTTCAGGCTCGAGAGGACGGTTGCGAGCCGGGATGCTGTACTGCGGCGTACGCTGAAACACGGTCAGATGCGCCGCCTCGCGAGCGATCTCGGGAATCGACTGCACTCCCGAGGAACCGGTCCCGATCACGCCGACGCGCTTGCCGGCAAAGGAAACGGGCTCCTGCGGCCAGCGGCCGGTGTGGTAGCACTCGCCAGTGAAATCGTCGAACCCGGGGAAGTCGGGCTTGTGCGGCGCCGAGAGGGTGCCGACGGCGCAGATCAAAAACTGGGCCGAGACGTGCTCGCCGGCGCTGGTCTCGACCGTCCAGCGCTGCGCCGCTTCGTCGTAACGCGGGTTGCTCACCCAGGTCTCAAGTTGGATGTCCCGGTGCCAGTCAAACCGATCAGCAACATGCTCGACGTACGCCAGTACCTGGGCCTGGCTGGGCTGGGTCTCGGCCCAGTCCCACTCCTGCATCAGCTCTTCTGAGAACGTGTAGCAGTAGAAAGGACTGCCCGGACCATCGACCCGTGCTCCGGGATAGCGGTTCCACCACCAGGTGCCGCCTACGCCGCCGGCGGCGTCGTACACGCGCACCGAGAGGCCCATCTCGCGCAGGTGGTGCAGGGCGTACAGGCCGCCAACGCCCGCTCCGATGATGACTGCGTCATAGTGTTTGATTGATCCGTTTCCTTGTGGGTGTTGATCCATGTTTGCCATGCTGTTTTCTCCTTTGCTCCCCGCTTTCTAGCACGGGTNNNNNNNNNNNNNNNNNNNNNNNNNNNNNNNNNNNNNNNNNNNNNNNNNNNNNNNNNNNNNNNNNNNNNNNNNNNNNNNNNNNNNNNNNNNNNNNNNNNNNNNNNNNNNNTAGCGGTTCCGTAGTCCAGCATGAGCTCTATACGGAACCGAAAGGCCTGCGCACAGGGGTAGAGGCAGTGCGTGTATCTTTGTTACTCTGGCTTTGAATAGACAAAAGGGAGGCAGCTTGGTGTGACTCACTCACGAGCCTTGCGACTGGGCGCGTTCATGCGACCGGTCAGTATCCATACCGCAGCCTGGCGCTATCCTGGCGCGTGGCCGGATGCGAATTTCAACTTCCAACACCTCAAACGCTTCGCCCAGACGCTCGAACGCGGACGGTTCGACGCGTTCTTCATGGCGGATCATCTGGCCGTGCTCAACATGCCAATGGAGGGCCTCAAGCGGAGCGCGACGGTCACCTCCTTCGATCCCTTAACGCTGCTGCCTGCCCTCGCCGTCGTGACTGAACATCTGGGGCTCATTGCCACCGCCTCCACGACCTACAACGAGCCGTACCATATTGCGCGGAAGTTTGCCTCGCTCGATCACATCAGTGGCGGGCGGGCGGGCTGGAACGTGGTCACCTCGGGCAACCCGCATGAGGCCATGAATTTCGGCCTTGAAGAACATGTCGCGCATGCCGCCCGGTATCGCCGGGCGCGGGAAGTCTTTGACGTCGTGACGGGCCTGTGGGACAGCTGGGCAGACGATGCGTTCATTCGAGATGTGGAGACGGGGGTGTATTTTGACCCGGACAAGCTCCACGTTTTAGACCACCGGGGAGAGTTCCTCAACGTGCGCGGCCCCCTGAACATCGGGCGCCCTGTTCAGGGCTGGCCGGTCATTGTCCAGGCTGGCGCCTCGGAGGCCGGTCGCCAGCTCGCGGCGGAGACGGCCGAGGTCATCTTTGCGGCCGGCGGCCACATCGCCACCGCCCGTGCCTTCTATGCCGATGTCAAAGGTCGCATGGAGCGACTCGGGCGCTCACCCGATCATCTGAAGGTGTTGCCAGGTGCCTTTGTTGTCGTGGGCGAGACCGCGTCCGAAGCCCTGGAGAAACGCGCGCGGCTCGACAGTCTCGTGCACTACGATAGCGCGATCGCCTCCCTTTCGATCGCCCTCGGCCATGACGCGTCCGGCTTCGACCCGGATGGGCCCCTGCCAGAGATTCCAGAGAGCAATGCCAGCAAGAGCAGCCGCGAGCGGGTCGTAGAACTCGCCCAGCGGGAGCATCTGACCGTCCGGCAATTGGCGCAGCGCGTCGGCGGCTATAGCGGTTTGGCGTTTGTCGGCACCCCGCTCATGATCGCCGATCAAATGGAGGAGTGGCTTCTGACCGATGCCTGTGATGGCTTCAATGTCATGTTCCCCTATCTGCCGGGCGGGCTCGACGACTTTGTCGATCTCGTCGTGCCGGAACTGCAACGGCGCGAAATCTTTCGGCGGGAATACGAAGGGACGACATTGCGCGAGAATCTCGGATTGCCACGCCCACGGAATCGTTTCTTCTGAGTTGGCCACACAGACACCGCACCAGAATATTGTAAGGGAAGGACGCGGCCACACCGTATTACTTCCGCTGACCTTGCACGTATCCTCGGACGAATGCTTCAGAAGGTTCAGGATCGGATCTTTTCAAAGGAGAAACAGCATGGACATGACTGATCGGCTTGACCCAGAACTGGCAGGGCCGCTGAAGACCTTTCTCAGCCTGACGGGCGGCGGGTTCAGCCTGCGCGATATTCCAGCCGCCCGGCAGAGGAGGAATGAACTGGCCGCGGCTCAGATGGCCAAGGCTCCTATCGTCGAGGGGATCACCTCTGAGGATAGGCACGCGCCAGGTCCCCAGGGTGACCCTGATATCCTTGTTCGTATTTATCAGCCAACGGAGCGACCGGCCACGCTACCGGCCCTGGTGTGGATTCATGGTGGGGGATATGTCCTGGGCACGGTCGAGCAGGATGATCCATTGGCCAGGCATTTGTCCAGAGTCGCTGGCTGTGTGGTCGCGTCGGTTGAATACCGGCTTGCTCCGGAGCATCCGCATCCTGCGCCGGTCGAGGATTGTTACGCCGCGCTCAAGTGGTTAGCGGCTCATAGCGACGAATTGGGTATTGATACATCACGCATTGCGATCGGCGGAGCAAGCGCAGGCGGTGGCTTAGCGGCCGGACTTGCACTGCTGGCCCGCGACCGGGCTGAGGTTGAACTGGCGTATCAACTCTTGATCTACCCGATGATCGATGACCGGAATATCGCCCCGGCCAGCGAGACGGCTCCTGATACATTTGTGTGGAGCCGGGAAAACAACCTGATGGGTTGGCGTGCGTATCTCGGACATGAGCCGGGTGGAGCAGACGTGTCTCCGTATGCTGCGGCTGCTCGGGCGACAGACTTGTCAGGCTTGCCGCCAGCGTATATTCCGGTCGGCGATCTGGACTTGTTCCTGGATGAGAATATCAACTACGCGCAACGTCTTCTGGCGGCTGGAGTGCCGACCGAACTGCACGTCTACCCGGGCGGATACCATGGTTTTAATGGCTTCGCTCCTGGGGCAGACATTGTCCAGCGTTTCAATACTGAGCGCGATCAGGCGCTCAAGCGAGCGCTGCATCGCTAGATTGAGGAAGCTCCCCAGCCTGGGAAGTCTTGGGGAGATTTTTAACCGAATTTCATCTGGTTGCTTCGGTTCTTCATGTTACCACGTGCCAGAAAGGAGTCTTTCCACCAACTGGTAGAAATCTGTACTCGAATTTCGATCGGCAATATCGGGCTTTTCTTTGTGATCGGTTTCAACAACAATTTTCGCGTTATTTACCGCTGTTTGAGTGCGTCTCGCTAGCTTCTTATACATCCTTTCGTCACTCTTATCATAAGGCTGTCTGAAAGCTGGGCCCCACTCCTTATCCAACTCTACAATTACCGCTTTAGAATCTTTGAACGACTGTGACGTTCTTTTGAAGTGGGCCAAGAACCAAACTTCGAAAGACGGATTAGACAGATAGAGAGTAATGCCATTACGACCCGCTTCTTGGCGAGCCGCCACAAGATCCCCTTTTACCTGAGTATTCTCTAACGATTCGGTATCGAGAACGCAAAGGACGGCATCCATTTCTTTACGTTGCGCATTCTTCTTATTGATTGCCCGTTTGACAATCTGGCTTCGCGATCCACCCCTCCCACGGAATATGGTAATTGCGAATGTTTTACTGATAGTTTCTTCACGTTTAAGACCATCAAGATAGTTTCTTTCGGTTTCTCGGCCCTCGCAGACGATTAAGATGGTCTTCTTGAGTTTTCTCCTTTGGGACGGACGTCTTGTCCTGTTTCGCATCATTCTGCATTGAGCGGCATTGATTCTATTTAGAGGTCTTCAAAGAAAGGGCCAAAGCTCGGAACAGCCCCGTATCTCCCTGCTAAATAATTCTTTTCAAAAGCGGTGCTTTTTCGTGGTCGAGAGTCTGTACCAAAATCGTATAAGGAAAATAACTCAGTAGCTCCATTTGCTCGTTTTTCTGTCAGCCAAATCTGATCCCGCCGCAATAGTGTCCGATCCATGACAGAACTATCATGAGTGGTAAAAACCAGTTGTGCACCCTTTGTATTTCTTTCTGGACTTTGGAACAACTCGATAACTTTACGTGTTAGTAGCGGGTGCATGCTACAGTCGAGTTCATCAATCACGAGGAGGTCCCCATCTGACAAAGACGACAAAATAGACCCTGCTAGGGCAAAGAAACGTTGGGTGCCATTCGACTCATCTTCCTCTAGGCTGAAAGATATTAGGGTCTCTCCATCATTGAGCAAGTGTTCCGTAGCAACTGAGAAATGTGTCACCTTTTCGTCACCTGCTAATTTCTGCAAAGTGACAAATACCTCACGCAATTCTTTAGGGGCATCGTCGGGAATTCTTGTCATCGCTTCTTCTTCCCTTACCGTTAGACTATTTATTCCGAGGTCGGCCTCTCTTACGAATCGGACGGCGTGACTTCGAAGCTCTTTATCTTCACTTATCCTCTTCGCGGTGGACTGTCCAAGGTGCATCGGTGGGTATGAGAGGTCAAGAATCCAGAATGCTTCACGAAACCAGAGATATAGAGGTTTTACCGCCTCAATGTTCAACTCTGCTGCCCGCGACAGTACAAGACCGTTGTCACGCGTTTTTTCTTTAAGCAGGCTTTCGTTCCTCTTAAGTGGCCCTCGAAAAGCCCATGATGTGTCTCCACTAACCTTATCACGCGACCTTTGTAGCCATTTCGATTCTCGTTTTTTCCCTTGCGGCTGAACGAAGAGCCATTCATCATGCACTTGCTCTCTTGTCGCGGAAAATCCATAGACAAAAATATCGCCTTTTATGAGTAGGGTGATCTCGAATCGGGAGGGCTCTTGTACGGCTGAGGTGTCTAGCCGGAACGGAGAAACGAATTCGATGCTATCACCTAGGTTCATCCGAGTGGCTGAAAATAGGACAAAACGTTCCATCGCACGCATTGCCTTCACAAGGTTGCTTTTTCCGGAAGCATTTGCCCCGTAGATCGATGCTACTTTGGACAATCGAAATTTTTCCCCGCAGTTAATGAGCGAACCGGGGTGAGCAACGTCCTTGCCTGCTACGAGTGAAAGCGTTTGTTCCTCGAGGAATGATCGATAATTCTCAACACTGAATTGAATTAGCATTTTGGATCACTCCTTGCCCCTGTAGGACCATTGAACTGCATGGTTTGGTAGAGATGACGATTGTGCATTTTTTCTGCACTGAAAGCTATATTATCGGATTTTAGCGTCTGCGAAAAGGCATTTTGTGCAACATTAGGGATAAAAAGTTTTCTTTATTGACGCACTCCCTCACGAGAACGGACCAGTGTCTCCCATTGTTCGTCCATCTATTCGTCTGCTGTGGGCAGAGCGGTGCGAGCTGATGCGGGTTTCGGACTGTCGTGGATGACGGCCGGGGATGTCCCCCGGCCGTGTCTTGTGTGCGGGGCGTAGGCCCTAGCCACCCCTCTCGGGCTGGCCCTTAGGCCAAGCCGTAGACGCGGGCGGCCGTGTCGCGCACGATCTTGCGCAGATCGTCTTCCGGCAGCTTGCCCAGCCGCTTGGTCACGATCTCGTGGGAACGGGGGAAGGTGGCTGCGGTATGGGGGTAGTCGGACGACCACATGGTGTTGTCCGGTCCGTAGCGGTGCAGCGAATCGACGAACACCGGGTCGGCGATAAAGGTGGCGTAGACCTGGCGCTTGATGTAATCGCTGGCCCGCATGGGCAGCTTCATATCGCCCAGCGAACCCAGGCGATGCTGGACCGTATCGAGCCGATACATGAAGTACGGCATCCAGCCGACATCGTTCTCGGCCGAGACGATCTTCAGCCTGGGGAATTTCTCCAGCACCCCGCCGTACACCAGGACCGAAATCGAACGCTCAATCTGGTGGTGCAGATTGGCCAGCGACAGCAAAAAGGCGTTGCCGCTCGTCGGGTTTGCTCCGGTGCCGCTGCGGGCCGTCAGAATATGCAGCGACAGCGGCATGTTGAGGTCCTGGGCGGCAGCCCAGAACGGCTCGTAGTCGGGATGGCTGTAGGGACGGTCATCGGGCGGCTCGGCCCAGATCATCGCCCCCCGCATACCCAGCGCGGCAATCCGTTCCAGCTCGGCCACGGCCGAGGGGATATTCTCGAGGGTGATCAGCCCCAGCGGAATCAGCCGCTTCAGATCATGGCTGCAATACTCGGTCGCCCAGTCGTTAAACGCCCTGAAGCACGAAAAACGCAGCTCGGCGTCGTCCAGCCCGAACAGCGGCATGCCCATCGAGGTATAGATCACCTCGGCGTCCACCCCGTCGCGGTCCTGGTCGGCGAGCCGATAGGCTGGGTCCCAGACGCTCTTGGGGGCTTGATCGAAACCCTTCTTGTTGTGCTCCTTGAGTTCACCCGAGGGCACGCCGGCGCCAAAGAATCCGGCCACCGCCATGGGGGTGATGTTCTCACACACAAACCACTCGCCCTGACGACCGTCCAGCCCGACTACCGTTTTGGGCGCGCGGTCACGAAACTTGCGGTCGATCCGCTCGGCCCACATCGTGGGCGGCTCAACAAAATGCGAATCTGCCGAGATCAGATTATAGTCTGCCATGCTGCATTCCTCCTCGCTGTCCTTGGCTTGGGTTCCCCGCTGTTGTACGCGATATCGCCGCACTTTTCCAGGTCTGTCGCTTCCCCGTCGGGTCTGGCCTGTGGTATAGCACGCCCAAGGAACACGACACAGGGAGGATACGGTCATGCGTGTTGCAGTCGGCGGTTACCTGGTTGCGGTCAATACCTTTGTCGAGCAGCGGATGGGACTGGAGTTGTTTCAAAAGTCGGTCGTTGCCGGCGATGCCCTGCTCAATGCCGGCAGCGGGGACAGCGCCATCTACGGCTTTCTGGAGGGCGCCCGGCAGCGGCAGTGGGACGCCGTGCCGCTCCAGTTCATGTTTCCGGGGGTTGGCGGCAAAGCCACACGCGACGCCCACGAGTGGGCCAAAGACAGTTTTCTCAAACAGCTGCGCCAGGCCGGTCCGGTTGACGGTATCTTCATCCAACTCCACGGCACGGGCGCAGCCGAGCACCTTGACGACTGTGAGGGCGATCTGCTGGCCGCCATCAGAGAGGCGGTGGGCGACAAGGTCGTGCTCATGGCCTCCTTGGACGGCCACGCCAACGTCACCCCGCTGATGGTCGAGCAGACCGACCTGTTGATTGGCGTCAAGACCAACCCGCACTACGACTTCGTGCCGGTCGGCCGCAAGGCCGCCCAGGTCATGGCCGGCATGTTCGACGCCAGCCTGTCTCCGACTGCGGTTCGCGCCCAACCGGCCATGTCGCCGGCCCTGCAGAAACTGTATATTGCGCCCGGCTGGCCGATGGAACACCTGATGCGCCAGGCCCAGAATCTGGCCGCCAGCGATACGCGCATTCTCGACGTGTCGCTGCTGGAAGGGTTTTTCTGCTCAGAGATTCCTGAGACGGGCA from Desulfurellaceae bacterium encodes:
- a CDS encoding M81 family metallopeptidase, with protein sequence MRVAVGGYLVAVNTFVEQRMGLELFQKSVVAGDALLNAGSGDSAIYGFLEGARQRQWDAVPLQFMFPGVGGKATRDAHEWAKDSFLKQLRQAGPVDGIFIQLHGTGAAEHLDDCEGDLLAAIREAVGDKVVLMASLDGHANVTPLMVEQTDLLIGVKTNPHYDFVPVGRKAAQVMAGMFDASLSPTAVRAQPAMSPALQKLYIAPGWPMEHLMRQAQNLAASDTRILDVSLLEGFFCSEIPETGMSVVVTTDGEPNLAQDVAEQIKQACWAKRQSFHTDMVSVEEAVREAMATEAGPVILGDLADSGGAGTPGDGTAILSEFLKQGASGAVIGNIADPEAVQAAIQAGIGKNVSLSVGGKADRFHGDPVEISGRVRSIHQGVFTTGTAFISMTFDRGPTVVVDCGGIEVILTSRPVLVFEPNHFRSLGIEPTERKILACKAEMQHRAGFAEVAAKIIDVDTPGLATQILSRLPYAKIRRPVFPLDDI
- a CDS encoding ATP-binding protein, whose amino-acid sequence is MLIQFSVENYRSFLEEQTLSLVAGKDVAHPGSLINCGEKFRLSKVASIYGANASGKSNLVKAMRAMERFVLFSATRMNLGDSIEFVSPFRLDTSAVQEPSRFEITLLIKGDIFVYGFSATREQVHDEWLFVQPQGKKRESKWLQRSRDKVSGDTSWAFRGPLKRNESLLKEKTRDNGLVLSRAAELNIEAVKPLYLWFREAFWILDLSYPPMHLGQSTAKRISEDKELRSHAVRFVREADLGINSLTVREEEAMTRIPDDAPKELREVFVTLQKLAGDEKVTHFSVATEHLLNDGETLISFSLEEDESNGTQRFFALAGSILSSLSDGDLLVIDELDCSMHPLLTRKVIELFQSPERNTKGAQLVFTTHDSSVMDRTLLRRDQIWLTEKRANGATELFSLYDFGTDSRPRKSTAFEKNYLAGRYGAVPSFGPFFEDL
- a CDS encoding amidohydrolase encodes the protein MADYNLISADSHFVEPPTMWAERIDRKFRDRAPKTVVGLDGRQGEWFVCENITPMAVAGFFGAGVPSGELKEHNKKGFDQAPKSVWDPAYRLADQDRDGVDAEVIYTSMGMPLFGLDDAELRFSCFRAFNDWATEYCSHDLKRLIPLGLITLENIPSAVAELERIAALGMRGAMIWAEPPDDRPYSHPDYEPFWAAAQDLNMPLSLHILTARSGTGANPTSGNAFLLSLANLHHQIERSISVLVYGGVLEKFPRLKIVSAENDVGWMPYFMYRLDTVQHRLGSLGDMKLPMRASDYIKRQVYATFIADPVFVDSLHRYGPDNTMWSSDYPHTAATFPRSHEIVTKRLGKLPEDDLRKIVRDTAARVYGLA
- a CDS encoding RloB domain-containing protein, with the translated sequence MRNRTRRPSQRRKLKKTILIVCEGRETERNYLDGLKREETISKTFAITIFRGRGGSRSQIVKRAINKKNAQRKEMDAVLCVLDTESLENTQVKGDLVAARQEAGRNGITLYLSNPSFEVWFLAHFKRTSQSFKDSKAVIVELDKEWGPAFRQPYDKSDERMYKKLARRTQTAVNNAKIVVETDHKEKPDIADRNSSTDFYQLVERLLSGTW